From one Chryseobacterium sp. 3008163 genomic stretch:
- the sucD gene encoding succinate--CoA ligase subunit alpha, translating into MSILVNKDSKVIVQGFTGNEGTFHAGQMIEYGTNVVGGVTPGKGGSEHLGKPVFNTVADAVAKAGANVSIIFVPPAFAADAIMEAAEAGIKVIVCITEGIPVADMVKVKSYIADKECRLIGPNCPGIITSDEAKIGIMPGFVFKKGKVGIVSKSGTLTYEAADQVVKAGYGVSTAIGIGGDPIIGTTTREALELFINDPETEAVVMIGEIGGGLEAEAARWYKASGSTKPVVGFIAGQTAPKGRTMGHAGAIVGGDEDTAQAKMEIMRENGINVVDSPADIGVTVAKVLG; encoded by the coding sequence ATGTCAATTTTAGTAAACAAAGATTCTAAAGTAATTGTACAAGGTTTTACAGGTAACGAAGGTACTTTCCACGCTGGTCAGATGATCGAATATGGAACCAACGTAGTAGGTGGTGTTACTCCAGGAAAAGGAGGAAGCGAGCACCTTGGGAAGCCGGTATTTAATACTGTTGCTGACGCTGTTGCAAAGGCTGGAGCTAATGTAAGTATCATTTTTGTACCACCTGCATTTGCTGCAGATGCTATCATGGAAGCTGCTGAAGCGGGTATTAAAGTAATCGTATGTATTACAGAAGGTATTCCTGTTGCAGACATGGTAAAAGTAAAATCTTATATCGCTGACAAAGAGTGCAGATTGATCGGGCCAAACTGTCCGGGAATCATCACTTCTGATGAAGCTAAAATTGGTATTATGCCAGGTTTCGTTTTCAAAAAAGGAAAAGTAGGGATCGTTTCAAAATCAGGAACTCTTACTTATGAAGCTGCTGACCAAGTTGTAAAAGCTGGTTACGGTGTTTCTACAGCAATCGGAATCGGTGGTGACCCAATAATTGGAACTACTACAAGAGAAGCTCTTGAATTGTTCATCAACGACCCAGAAACTGAAGCGGTTGTAATGATCGGTGAAATCGGTGGTGGTCTTGAGGCTGAAGCTGCAAGATGGTATAAAGCTAGTGGTTCTACAAAACCGGTTGTTGGTTTTATCGCTGGACAAACTGCTCCTAAAGGCAGAACAATGGGTCACGCAGGTGCTATTGTTGGAGGTGATGAAGATACAGCTCAGGCTAAAATGGAAATCATGAGAGAAAACGGTATCAATGTAGTAGATTCCCCTGCTGATATTGGTGTTACTGTTGCAAAAGTTTTAGGATAA
- a CDS encoding T9SS type A sorting domain-containing protein has translation MKKLYMSAVLLCTTAVLYAQDVVWQKDIKSSTQNFLSQVTTTIDQQYLITGSSIQSKKLTSENKQNNGYDFHLVKLNQQGEEVWEKHFTGQNHDFLSATVATQEGGFLLAGTSYSGKGLDKKDDAKGGSDIWLIRINEYGDELWQKTLGTSQDEEARAVIQTTDFGFFVAGNVQNASKGYGSKDVLVSRLDKNGKELSQIILGGKGLDEVEKMIPTIDGGALLGIYSRSNAGGSKKTENFGEGDFWVVKLSKDGKVEWEKNFGGKGDDHLRTLSMTSTGFIVGGESRSERSGNKSIGIEEGTDIWLISLNDRGEELWQKSYNFKNRDVLMGMNVVKTGDDKSSKGILLGGYTQAEGRIEADDETFWMLYLNQDGNEQWRKHVKGESRKKEERLSDIKLNRDGSIILAGTSAEELGKENWKIVKLGDKQLDQLIEKLDIKIYPNPVSDYCYVEIGFEFKEADITLYDMGGRQLQSLKTKNKVTKISTQNLIQGAYLITIKTDTEKTASAKIIKNKKNTNKNEKNCNLCRSYTCQ, from the coding sequence ATGAAAAAACTCTACATGAGTGCAGTTCTACTATGCACAACTGCCGTATTGTATGCTCAGGATGTGGTATGGCAGAAAGACATTAAATCCTCTACTCAGAATTTTCTCTCACAAGTCACCACAACAATCGACCAGCAGTATCTCATTACAGGAAGTTCTATTCAATCGAAAAAGCTTACTTCTGAAAACAAACAAAATAACGGTTACGATTTTCATCTCGTTAAATTGAATCAACAAGGTGAAGAAGTCTGGGAAAAACATTTCACAGGACAGAACCATGATTTTCTCTCGGCAACGGTCGCTACTCAGGAAGGTGGTTTTCTGTTGGCTGGAACATCGTATTCAGGAAAAGGTTTAGACAAAAAAGATGATGCTAAAGGCGGATCGGATATCTGGCTGATCAGAATCAATGAATATGGTGATGAGCTATGGCAGAAAACTTTGGGAACTTCACAGGATGAGGAAGCCAGAGCGGTGATTCAAACTACAGATTTCGGATTCTTTGTTGCCGGAAACGTTCAGAATGCTTCAAAAGGATATGGTTCCAAAGATGTTTTGGTTTCAAGACTCGATAAGAACGGAAAAGAACTATCTCAGATTATTTTAGGAGGAAAAGGATTAGATGAAGTGGAGAAGATGATTCCAACTATTGATGGAGGTGCATTGCTCGGAATTTATTCAAGAAGTAATGCCGGTGGATCAAAGAAGACAGAGAACTTCGGGGAAGGAGATTTTTGGGTGGTGAAGTTGAGCAAAGACGGAAAAGTAGAATGGGAAAAGAACTTTGGAGGTAAAGGAGATGATCACTTAAGAACTCTTTCAATGACTTCCACAGGATTTATCGTGGGTGGTGAATCGAGATCAGAGAGATCAGGAAATAAATCTATAGGCATTGAAGAAGGTACTGATATTTGGTTGATTTCTCTAAATGACAGAGGTGAAGAACTGTGGCAGAAATCTTACAATTTTAAGAACAGAGATGTTCTGATGGGGATGAATGTGGTGAAAACCGGAGACGATAAAAGCTCGAAAGGAATTTTACTCGGCGGTTATACTCAGGCGGAAGGCAGAATAGAAGCAGATGATGAAACATTTTGGATGCTCTACCTGAACCAGGATGGTAACGAACAATGGAGAAAGCATGTGAAAGGAGAATCGAGAAAAAAAGAAGAAAGGTTATCTGATATTAAATTAAATAGAGATGGCTCGATCATTTTGGCAGGAACGAGCGCTGAAGAACTTGGAAAAGAGAACTGGAAGATCGTGAAGTTGGGTGACAAGCAATTGGATCAGCTGATTGAGAAATTAGATATCAAGATTTATCCGAATCCTGTATCTGATTACTGTTATGTGGAGATTGGTTTTGAATTCAAGGAAGCGGATATTACGTTGTATGATATGGGCGGAAGACAGCTGCAAAGCTTGAAAACCAAGAATAAGGTGACTAAGATCAGTACGCAGAATCTGATTCAGGGAGCGTATCTCATTACGATTAAAACAGATACCGAGAAAACCGCCAGCGCAAAAATTATTAAAAATAAAAAAAACACTAATAAAAATGAAAAAAATTGTAATCTGTGCAGGTCTTATACTTGCCAATAG
- a CDS encoding DUF6443 domain-containing protein encodes MKKILIPISTLFVAGISHAQTTNLSTTENYVYTKTYITDPTVANPKTVETVQYFDGLGRPKQIVNVKASPLGRDVVTHIEYDGFGRQIKDYLPVPQSGTMNGAIVPTPLANAAQTDIYGSEKIYAEKILENSPLDRIQQQIQVGNDWTNKPVKFDYDANIGTADYVRKYKTSTTWVDGRTETSIELPQYFDSSQLYKNTITDEDGNKTIEFKNGQGQTLLVRKVLSATENADTYYVYNEYNQLAFVIPPLISTWSTLDQTTIDNLFYQYRYDGRNRLVEKKLPGKGWEYMVYDKADRLVATQDANLRQTSKWFVTKYDTFGRVIYTGLMPLPNQTRAGLQNITNQYVITESRNNTGFTRNGMQIYYTNDLYSQIETILTVNYYDIYPVGSPAIPTQVLGQNILHENAQLYNISTKTLPVASYVKNIEDDNWTKNYSWYDTKGRPVASHSVNHLGGYTKTESLLDFSGVLKQAITKHKRLDSDTERVITENFTYDHQNRLLTHTHQVDSNPLEYLAQNDYNELSQLKNKKVGGTSLGSGIQTVDYAYNIRGWMTQINDPANLNGKLFGYQIKYHNPVYTNNATGRYNGNIAEVDWKSANDGVLKRYSYQYDALNRLKKGSYAEPDTSVPQNGYFSEELSYDPNGNIGTLKRNRNAAYVGAELIDDLTYNYTGNRLNSVADASSNYLGYPDTSGNLINYDFNGNMTDHVDKGILQIDYNFLNLPNYIKFDQFITRFWEDIYKNTLYTYRADGTKIKKTHTYFSGKTQAVIIKKTDYLDGFQYTDNIIQFVPTSEGYFDFVKNKYIYNYTDHLGNTRLSYLHNGSSIGVLEENIYYPFGLKHDGYNPGKNPNYQYEYNGKELQTETGMYDYGARFYMPDIGRWGVVDELAETSTRFSTYTYALDNPIMFVDPDGREAEQCCGWLKSYAKGVLSTTMGIAQSTATTLVENSNPTVLIYNKSKSIYGYGERVVNGYQQGGVKGAAKEYGNVLYEGTGAKSVVQTAKGVANGDPEAIGSATALVGFGIATRKAGGAGSVAETTSLSSKGIVVTQESVASALKDSKLQTAQGVVSGPMVERYVKMAQEGNTAPPIKVTNNGVIVDGNHRYVAGRLVGNEPSQVPGSLSPSQQSKVQPVQNTKVDPNDWGGR; translated from the coding sequence ATGAAAAAAATACTCATCCCCATCAGTACTTTGTTTGTAGCGGGCATATCCCATGCACAGACGACGAATCTTAGTACAACAGAAAACTATGTCTATACGAAAACATATATAACCGATCCTACAGTAGCTAACCCCAAGACTGTTGAGACTGTACAATATTTTGACGGTTTAGGAAGACCTAAACAGATAGTTAATGTAAAAGCCTCGCCATTAGGCAGAGATGTCGTTACTCATATAGAGTATGATGGTTTTGGAAGACAAATCAAAGATTATCTTCCCGTACCTCAGAGTGGAACAATGAACGGAGCTATTGTACCGACACCCCTTGCCAATGCCGCACAAACCGACATCTACGGATCAGAGAAAATATATGCAGAAAAAATCTTAGAGAACTCACCACTAGACAGAATCCAACAACAGATCCAGGTAGGAAACGACTGGACTAATAAACCCGTCAAATTTGATTATGATGCTAATATTGGGACAGCTGATTATGTAAGAAAATATAAAACCTCTACGACATGGGTTGATGGCAGAACAGAAACTTCTATTGAGCTTCCTCAATATTTCGATTCCTCACAATTATACAAGAACACAATAACTGATGAAGACGGAAATAAAACCATAGAATTTAAAAACGGACAAGGGCAGACTCTTCTCGTGAGAAAAGTTTTGAGTGCTACAGAAAATGCAGATACCTATTATGTGTATAACGAATATAATCAACTCGCATTTGTTATTCCGCCATTAATTTCTACATGGAGTACTTTAGATCAAACAACCATCGATAATTTATTTTATCAATATCGCTATGATGGCAGAAACCGTTTGGTAGAAAAAAAACTTCCCGGTAAAGGATGGGAATATATGGTCTATGACAAGGCAGACCGATTGGTGGCAACACAAGATGCTAATCTAAGGCAAACCTCAAAATGGTTTGTTACAAAATATGATACATTTGGAAGAGTGATTTATACAGGATTGATGCCACTTCCAAATCAAACTCGTGCAGGATTACAGAATATAACCAATCAGTATGTCATCACTGAATCAAGAAACAATACAGGATTTACCAGAAATGGTATGCAGATTTATTATACAAATGATCTGTACAGTCAGATAGAAACTATATTGACGGTCAATTATTATGATATTTATCCTGTAGGAAGCCCTGCAATACCGACCCAAGTTTTGGGACAGAATATCCTGCACGAAAATGCACAACTATACAACATCAGTACAAAAACACTACCCGTTGCTTCTTATGTGAAAAACATTGAAGACGACAATTGGACAAAGAACTACAGCTGGTACGACACCAAAGGAAGGCCTGTTGCAAGCCATTCTGTCAATCATCTGGGAGGATATACCAAAACCGAATCTTTACTAGATTTTTCAGGAGTACTAAAACAGGCAATTACAAAACATAAACGATTAGATTCTGATACAGAGCGTGTAATTACTGAGAATTTCACCTACGATCATCAGAACAGACTGCTTACCCACACCCACCAGGTTGATAGCAATCCTCTTGAATACCTTGCCCAGAACGACTACAATGAACTTTCGCAGTTGAAAAACAAAAAAGTAGGCGGTACGAGTTTGGGAAGCGGAATTCAGACAGTTGATTATGCTTACAATATCCGTGGGTGGATGACGCAGATTAATGATCCTGCAAATCTAAACGGAAAATTGTTTGGATATCAAATAAAATACCATAACCCTGTATATACCAACAATGCTACAGGTAGATATAATGGCAATATTGCAGAAGTTGATTGGAAATCTGCGAATGATGGTGTCTTAAAAAGATACTCATATCAGTATGATGCATTAAACAGGCTGAAAAAAGGTTCATATGCTGAACCTGACACCTCTGTTCCCCAAAATGGATACTTCAGCGAAGAATTGAGCTATGATCCTAATGGTAATATTGGAACACTGAAAAGAAACAGGAATGCAGCTTATGTAGGAGCAGAGCTTATAGACGATCTTACGTATAATTATACAGGAAACAGACTTAATTCTGTAGCAGATGCATCGTCAAATTATTTAGGCTATCCTGATACTTCTGGTAATCTAATAAACTACGATTTTAATGGGAATATGACAGATCATGTTGACAAAGGTATCTTACAGATTGATTACAACTTTTTGAACCTTCCTAATTATATTAAATTCGATCAATTTATCACAAGGTTTTGGGAAGATATTTATAAAAACACGCTCTACACTTATCGTGCAGACGGCACAAAAATAAAGAAAACCCACACTTATTTTTCAGGAAAAACACAGGCTGTAATCATCAAAAAGACAGATTATCTCGACGGGTTTCAATATACTGACAATATAATTCAATTTGTCCCCACTTCAGAAGGGTATTTTGATTTTGTGAAAAATAAGTATATTTACAATTATACAGACCATTTAGGAAATACAAGATTAAGCTACCTACACAATGGCAGCAGCATAGGAGTTCTTGAAGAAAACATCTATTATCCTTTTGGATTAAAGCATGACGGGTATAATCCTGGTAAAAACCCAAATTATCAATATGAGTATAACGGTAAAGAATTGCAAACGGAAACAGGGATGTATGATTATGGAGCAAGATTTTATATGCCTGACATTGGAAGATGGGGAGTTGTGGATGAACTTGCTGAAACATCAACAAGATTTTCTACATACACATATGCTTTAGATAATCCAATTATGTTTGTTGATCCTGATGGTAGAGAAGCGGAACAATGTTGTGGTTGGTTAAAAAGCTATGCAAAAGGAGTTTTGAGTACAACTATGGGAATAGCCCAAAGTACAGCTACAACTCTTGTAGAAAATTCTAACCCTACTGTATTAATCTATAATAAAAGTAAAAGTATATATGGTTATGGAGAAAGGGTTGTTAATGGATATCAACAGGGAGGTGTAAAAGGAGCTGCTAAAGAATATGGTAATGTACTATATGAAGGTACTGGAGCAAAATCTGTTGTTCAAACTGCAAAAGGTGTAGCCAATGGCGATCCTGAAGCTATAGGTTCGGCTACTGCTCTCGTTGGTTTTGGAATAGCTACTCGTAAAGCTGGCGGTGCTGGATCCGTAGCAGAAACAACATCTTTAAGCTCAAAGGGAATTGTTGTTACACAGGAGTCTGTTGCATCAGCATTAAAAGATTCAAAACTACAAACGGCACAAGGTGTTGTATCGGGACCAATGGTTGAAAGATATGTAAAAATGGCACAAGAAGGAAATACTGCGCCGCCAATAAAAGTAACAAACAATGGTGTAATTGTAGATGGTAATCATAGATATGTAGCAGGAAGATTAGTTGGTAACGAACCATCTCAAGTCCCTGGATCCCTGTCTCCAAGTCAACAATCTAAAGTCCAGCCTGTTCAAAATACAAAAGTCGACCCTAATGATTGGGGTGGGCGTTAA
- a CDS encoding pentapeptide repeat-containing protein, protein MIIYCENDNEIAVPYNSLDGAILEDLDLHRAKLENMNLNSTSFFKSNLRGAFLFNSCLIKSNLSFTNLITADFRDTILLDANLSESIASYCDFSNAKLQGSNLKGAKINFSNFTNANLSGANMLCIDIEKAIFKDTVYNNETIWPKDFDPLINGCMLL, encoded by the coding sequence ATGATAATATATTGTGAAAATGATAATGAAATAGCCGTTCCTTATAATAGTTTAGATGGAGCTATTTTAGAAGATTTAGATTTACACAGGGCAAAGCTTGAAAATATGAATCTGAATAGCACAAGTTTTTTTAAATCAAATCTCCGAGGTGCATTTTTATTCAACTCTTGTTTGATAAAATCTAATCTTTCTTTTACGAACCTAATAACTGCTGATTTTAGAGACACTATTCTGCTTGATGCTAATTTATCTGAAAGTATAGCTTCATACTGTGATTTTAGTAATGCAAAACTTCAGGGAAGTAATCTAAAAGGTGCTAAAATTAACTTTTCAAATTTTACAAATGCAAACTTATCTGGTGCAAATATGCTTTGTATTGATATCGAGAAAGCAATATTTAAAGACACTGTGTATAATAATGAAACTATTTGGCCTAAAGATTTCGATCCTTTAATTAATGGATGTATGCTATTATAA
- a CDS encoding helix-turn-helix domain-containing protein, whose translation MADLMHTHRTGYSKMENNQQDIPVDKLVFVAKHFGISVDDIIFFNEKNNVPNEVSMEDTAVLEQLKLINELDTEEKNILLKLIETFVSKKRFKDYLQKNIAAL comes from the coding sequence ATGGCTGATCTGATGCACACGCACAGAACAGGATATTCTAAAATGGAAAACAACCAACAGGATATTCCTGTTGACAAGTTGGTTTTTGTCGCTAAACATTTCGGGATTTCTGTTGATGATATTATTTTCTTCAATGAAAAAAATAATGTTCCCAACGAAGTTTCTATGGAAGATACTGCAGTTCTAGAGCAATTAAAACTCATTAACGAACTCGATACTGAAGAAAAAAATATTCTCCTAAAACTTATTGAAACTTTCGTTTCTAAAAAACGGTTTAAAGATTATTTGCAGAAAAATATTGCTGCACTATAA
- a CDS encoding XRE family transcriptional regulator produces the protein MSLQKTKYIFSKYELNFKGNIPSIDAATKIADALGVTLDYLVKDGQYEQIDNDTLKKLKAIQELDSDTKAHIFATIDAFIKASKLKNIAAM, from the coding sequence GTGAGCTTGCAAAAAACCAAATATATTTTCAGTAAGTACGAACTGAACTTTAAAGGAAATATTCCGTCGATTGATGCGGCTACAAAAATTGCTGATGCTTTAGGTGTTACTTTAGATTATCTCGTAAAAGACGGACAGTATGAGCAGATCGACAACGATACTCTGAAAAAACTAAAAGCAATACAGGAACTTGACAGTGATACCAAAGCTCACATATTTGCAACCATCGATGCTTTTATCAAAGCCTCTAAACTTAAAAATATTGCTGCAATGTAG
- a CDS encoding LpxD N-terminal domain-containing protein, giving the protein MTFHQPQKLKTIADLIGAKFVGSEDFQVFGTNEIHRVKSGEIVFVNHPKYYDKALNSAATIILIDKEVECPEGKALLISDDPFGDFNKISTHFTKIYNFTETLHDVEIGEGTKIHPSAVLGNNITIGKNTIIFPNVVIGDRTVIGDNVIIQSNTVLGGDAFYYRKLDGNFDRLISVGNVIIENNVEIGNGCTIDRGVTDSTIIGEGSVLDNQIQIGHDTVIGKKCLIASQVGIAGCCIIGDEVTLWGQVGIASGNNIESGSVLLGKTGVNRDLKKGTYIGMFAEDYKTYLKKEVKLRNLE; this is encoded by the coding sequence ATGACGTTTCATCAGCCACAAAAACTAAAAACAATTGCAGATCTTATCGGAGCAAAATTTGTAGGTTCCGAAGATTTTCAGGTTTTTGGTACCAACGAAATTCACAGAGTAAAATCGGGTGAAATTGTATTCGTTAATCATCCGAAGTATTACGATAAAGCTTTAAATTCTGCTGCTACTATCATCTTAATCGATAAAGAAGTAGAATGCCCGGAAGGTAAGGCTCTTTTAATTTCCGATGATCCGTTTGGAGATTTCAATAAGATCAGTACCCATTTCACCAAAATCTACAACTTCACAGAAACCCTTCATGATGTAGAAATAGGAGAGGGCACAAAAATCCATCCATCTGCAGTCCTTGGAAACAACATCACCATCGGAAAAAACACCATTATTTTCCCTAATGTTGTCATTGGCGATCGTACAGTGATTGGAGATAATGTCATCATTCAATCCAACACCGTTTTGGGTGGCGACGCATTTTATTACAGAAAATTAGACGGAAATTTTGACCGCTTAATCTCAGTAGGAAACGTCATCATCGAAAACAACGTAGAAATCGGAAACGGCTGCACCATTGACAGGGGAGTGACAGATTCTACCATTATTGGTGAAGGTTCAGTTTTAGATAATCAGATTCAGATTGGGCACGATACCGTGATTGGTAAAAAATGCTTAATCGCTTCTCAGGTCGGCATTGCAGGTTGTTGCATCATCGGTGATGAGGTTACTTTATGGGGGCAGGTTGGCATCGCTTCAGGAAACAATATCGAAAGTGGCTCTGTCTTACTAGGTAAAACCGGAGTCAACCGAGATCTGAAAAAAGGAACTTATATTGGGATGTTTGCAGAAGATTATAAAACTTATCTTAAGAAAGAGGTGAAGCTGAGAAATCTTGAGTAG
- the efp gene encoding elongation factor P yields the protein MATSNDIKKGLCIEYSNDIFKVIEFMHVKPGKGPAFVRTKLKSVTNGKVIDNTFSAGHKIDEVKVITRKFQYLYDDENGFHFMNNEDFSQLYLDKEMIENSNLMKAGEEVTIILKEVDETPLSAELPQSVYLEVVEADPGVKGNTATNALKNAIVETGARVMVPLFIEAGDKIKVSTEDGSYLERVKE from the coding sequence ATGGCAACAAGTAACGATATAAAAAAAGGTCTTTGCATCGAGTACAGCAATGATATTTTTAAAGTAATCGAATTTATGCACGTAAAACCAGGAAAAGGTCCTGCTTTCGTGAGAACAAAATTAAAATCGGTAACCAACGGTAAAGTTATTGATAATACTTTTTCTGCAGGTCATAAAATTGACGAAGTGAAAGTTATTACAAGAAAATTCCAATATCTTTATGATGATGAGAATGGTTTCCACTTCATGAATAATGAAGATTTCTCTCAACTATACTTAGACAAAGAAATGATTGAAAACTCTAATCTGATGAAAGCAGGTGAAGAAGTAACGATCATTTTGAAAGAAGTTGATGAAACTCCGCTTTCTGCAGAGCTTCCTCAGTCAGTTTATTTAGAGGTGGTAGAAGCTGATCCGGGTGTGAAAGGAAATACAGCAACCAACGCGCTGAAAAATGCAATCGTTGAGACAGGAGCAAGAGTAATGGTACCTTTGTTCATTGAAGCTGGCGACAAAATCAAAGTGAGCACAGAAGACGGTTCTTACTTAGAAAGAGTAAAAGAATAA